tatgacccgtaatctaccgttttagtcgtccgggagggggctagaactagttgggagatcactctagataattaggttcgtcaagattagtattgagttataattgaaatcctttgcttaatcatcgatgcctagtccctaaatcgccttaatcatcttattaatccactttgcttatttgattttatttgtctttgaacttgttaagtaattagtagataatcaaaccaattacctcattgtttagtctaaatagctatagcataatgacttaggataatcactagattgaactaccaatccttgtgggatacgaccttgcttccatatattacaactacccgtatacttgcggcgtggtgaaaataatagcgaacagtgtacaccagtgaccgtgagtcatctagcgggttggccggtcaagtgaccgtgagaggtggccacctctccggcacaaagttccagatatgatagattacaagagaacttagactgcagacgaactttaagaatcacaaatgaatttagtaagcttgggccttttagcgaaaaactcccttgctgtactgtttatgatggcatgacaatttacagttttgaagcatgtatttttatacttaggcatacgtgccactgagtacttttgtactcaagccctgcatatatttctaaatgtgcagattgagcagttgccgatggtgatgaagtgacgagcgggactcttttgtcttattatgtattaatgaactctagggatacatgtcttcatacatgtaatcagaaccttattccgctgcgtactcagaagttttatgttattttggctaagtcggagttatccgaacttactagttatttgagtctatacgactaaacctccgttatattataaatatcccttttataaaaaaatgatgatgaaatgcgatccatCCTTGTTTGATAttccccctttctaccccgctcctaatctccctccattagtcacggtttccccggcttaattatccttaattagggccggtcgtgacacagTTCCACTTCCTGATAGGAAGAAGCATCATAGCAACTAATGTACCATTTGTAAatactcaaaaaagaaaagtgataGTGAGTTTCTATAAAGAAAGGTGCAAACAAACTAATGCTGAAATGCCTCCATCTATGTTTCAAGCGCATGCTCAAATTTAATCAATACAGAGGCACAGTCAGTCTTATACTTCCAAGTCCTAAACCACTTCAAATGTATGTAGTAATATGTAACTGACAGTAAACATATTAGAATTCAAACAAATTTGAACAAGTGATGTCAAAGACTCCCGAGATCTCATAAAGATTGAATCCAACTTCCTATTATGTGCATCACCAGAACATCATTGAAATGTTTTTGGACTAGTAAAAAAATTCTAACAGACATCGACCAAGCTGAGAACCAAAAACTCTCACTCTGACAAGAAGACAGTGAGAATGGCATGGAAACTTTACAGCACAAACCAAATGACATGAGATTTAACTGTGCATCTACTTTCATTTGCCACGATAAAGGAAATTCCAATAAATCTCCTCAAGTTTCAGAAAGCAGTCATCATATAAACCAAAATGTGCACAAGGGAAGACCAATCTAGTGTGTCTACTTCAAAGGGCAACACATCCCAGCAACTAACACAAAAAATGATGAATCTGAATAGCTTACAGTACCCTGCGGCTGCCTACAGGAATGATTTGTTAAGAGAAGCatatataaaaagaaacaaGATCGACACAGCTGCAATCAATTTTCTAATGCTTTCATTCCATAATGAAGGACCAATGTATTCCATCCTAGGAAGCACCCGTACGTTTTTCAGCCTAGCGTCCGAGTATTAATACCCTTAAAATACCAATACGAAAAAATACGCCTAAAATACGTATTAAATACGTTTTTTTCGTATTTTTTGTTTACCTTACTTTTAGGGTTGGGAAATACGTATTTAATACATTTCGGAGACGTTTTTGACCCAAAAATACGTTTGactagatttaaaaaaaaaaaaaaacagataaCCCTAACCTGCGTAAACCTTCACCCTCACTCTCATTTCTCTCGCAACCCTTCACCCACCCTGCGCAAGAAGACAAGGCAGCGCCTTTCTCCGCCACCGGTCtggaccgccgccgccgccgccttctggaCTGCCGTGAACCGCCGTGCCGCCGCTGCTCTAGGACCAATTCGTGGTATGTTTAGTTAGAAACTTAGAATTGCTCAGATTATCCAATTCGTGGTATTTTTGGGGATTGAATCTTTGATTTGTGTGAGGTTGGGTGAGTGggttaattaataattgattgtTTATTGGTATTGGGGTATATTGGCGGTAGGTTTGATATTGGGCTGGTTGACAGATGCTCTAATTAGGCTAATTTTGTGTAGATTATTTATTGGGTGGCAGATTATTTGTGAATTGGAATGAGGTTGGCTGTGGGTATATTGGGGGTGAATTAGGCAGAGAGTTTATTTTGTGCATAgagtttaattttgttatttatttgcTTGGGCAGCGAGTATAATGGCCACCAATACTTCATCATCGGCATCTCTTACATCACCATCACCTTCGAGTTCAAATGCCGAACGTGAACGTAAGCCTTTATGGAGATCTTTGGTGGGATAAGGTTGATTACATACTTTCTTTTACGGCTCCTATATATGACATGCTTCGAGCATGTGACACCGATAAGCCGTGTCTTCACTTGGTCTACGACTTGTGGGATACAATGATAGAAAAAGTGAAGGCTGCAATATACAAGCATGAAAGAATCCAAGCTCAAGATTCATCTCCTTTCTATGAAGTGGTCCATACCATCTTGGTAAGTCGATGGAACAAAAACAACACCCCTCTCCACTGTTTGGCCCATTCCCTAAATCCAAGGTATCAactgtaatttaatttatctacAATTAAGTTAGTCTTATTATTAGTTTATTAATACAAAGTTTTCCTTTCTTAGATATTATAGTGATCAGTGGCTTTCAGAAGACACCTCTCGAGTCCCTCCACATAGGGATAATGAAGTTGCAAAGGAGAGGCAGAAATGTTTGAAGAAGTACTTTCCAGATATTGCTCAAAGAATGATTGTGATAAGGGAGTTTGCTAACTTTTCTAGCATGGCAGATGATTTTGCTGATTCTGACTCAATTGAGCAACGCTACGAGTTGGACCCTAAGAGTTGGTGGGTGACATATGGTCCAAGTGCTCCGATACTTCAAAGTTTAGCTTTGAAACTCCTTGTCCaaccttcatcttcttcatgtgCCGAAAGGAATTGGAGCACATACTCTTTCATTCACTCGTTAAGAAGGAACAAATTGGCTCCCCAACGTGCTGAAGATTTGGTTTACATTCATAGCAATCTTCGTTTGCTATCTAGAAGAACTCTTGAATACTCTAAAGGAGAGACAAAGTTGTGGGATATTGGAGGAGACAACTTTGGTACACTTCAGGATGTTGGAGATCTAGAGATTGCGGAGTTATCACTTGATGAGCCGGAGTTAGAGAGTGTTGTGTTCACTTAAGAGGGCAGTGGTGATATACCAGATGGGGaagaggatgaggatgaggaagcTTTCATGACTTAGTAGCTTGTTAGTTGTTAGTGTGTATTGAATTGGAACTGACTTTATTTAGTAATATTTGTGTGTTTTATTTGGATTTGTGAACTAACTTCTAAGTTTTAACTTAGAATTAAGTAGTTATTTGCTCTATTTGGTTATGAATGAGTttctatgatatatatatatatatatatatatatatatatatatatatactaatattatttataaaaaaattaaaaaaactaaaacataTTTTTAACGTATTCGTATTGTGATTTTTGGGATATTGACGTATTTTCGTACTCGTCTCGTATCGTATTCGTATTTCGTATTCGTACCGGTGCTTCCTATTCCATCAGATAGAAACActtcatattaaaaaaatgccCTCTACTCTTAAGCACAAAATAGGATCAAACTACCAGCAACCGTGTGCCGAACAATACTTACTCCAACCAAGGTTCTACTATGAAGTTCAAACATACATATTGAAATATAGTAGACATGAAATTAAACCAATGTGCCCATATATGTACAACCTTGCATCACCAAAACAACTATGTCCCTGCAGTTGGCAATGCAGCCATGAATGAGTTGTAAGATGATTCCAGGTCGAAGTGCAGCTGTCGAGCCTGCTGCTCAGTAAGCTCATCTGCAGCACCCATTTTTGATAACCTGGCAATCCAGTCTCTCATCTTGGTCTTCCCCTCAAAATCAGGTGGCAATATAGCAAGCTTATTGAGAGAAGCAGAGAGATCAGACAACAACGGGTGGACCTGATCAACTGCAACCATGTTTAGTTTCAAGGAGTCCATAGCAGTAATAAAATTCTGTACACACTCGGCCACAATGGCAGCCGATGTAGTATTTGATGTCGCAGCAGCCGCCCTGTGCTCAACGGTTGCAGGAACCCCTGATGTCACAAGGCGGTTTATGGCTGCAGGACAATCCATCTTGTAAGTATCATGAAACCTCTCAATGCTAGGTACAATGTCTTTCAACGTGGAAGACAGCGTTTTGAAATGGGCAATCAACTTTTGGCATTCAATTTCATACTCGGCAGGAGATATTACATCCCGCACATAAGCTTTCTCAAGCTTCTCTGTTGCCTTTATAATCGCAAAGAGCTCGGCGAAATTGTCGTACATCTCCCTTTCGCGCTTGTCGTTCCATAGCTTAACCTCCatctattataaatatatatatttatatatatatatatatatgtatgtagaTATCGGATTGGAGAAGAGAATGGGACACCCGCAAAAAAAGCACTCTTACCACTGCAAGCGAAAAGCCCAAACATCAGATTCATAATACTCAATATAATGCCACTTATTCCCAAAAGAAAACAATTACATGCTCGAAACAGTAGACGAATCACAATTAAAGATATCCCCTATTTGCAGGTTGCAACTTACTAACAGAAAGAGTAAAAGCGAATCGACAAGCGCAGATTTCTACTAAACTAAAAAATTCGTTACAATATTCATATCAGATCAATGAAATAACAAGTATGCACTCAAAACATATACTTATTAAAAAGGTCAGTAGATTCGAAAACCCTATATTCATCGCATGAATCGAGCTACACAGCCCCACATtttcataggattgataaatcCGACGAAGAAACAAATCGTCGGCAAGAAACTGCATAATATTCTTCCACAAAACGATTAAAACAGATCTAATCATACCTCAGTACATCGGTTCCACCGGAAGAACCATAGCATAACAAATAaaattccaacaaattaaaatacACAGCAAAGTTACAAGGGGGAGAATATCTCTAGAGAGAGATAGAAGCCCTTACAGAGAAAGAAGACGCGCTTTGAATTATGGGAAGAGTGAGAGCAGGTTGTCTGCCAGTCTGAGTGAGATTGCGTGTGGGGTTTATTTCAGAATAAATTATTCATAGTCGTCTATTCCCCTCTATTCTTTTGCTTCCTCTTTTTTCTTCAACAACTTGTCGAGACATCATTATTCATAAATCGGAcgaactaataaaaataaaattagtagcAATTAACAAAGCAATTAAACTCCATCTACGATTATTATCTCAATTTTCTGGAGTACTTAAAACaggaaaaaataaatagatttaATCTATAACGGTAttgattattaaataaaaaggtTTACTTATTTGGATGTATTGTCGGCCGTAACATGTCTCAACTGTTCGGTAAAT
The genomic region above belongs to Salvia miltiorrhiza cultivar Shanhuang (shh) chromosome 5, IMPLAD_Smil_shh, whole genome shotgun sequence and contains:
- the LOC130985765 gene encoding uncharacterized protein LOC130985765; amino-acid sequence: MLRACDTDKPCLHLVYDLWDTMIEKVKAAIYKHERIQAQDSSPFYEVVHTILVSRWNKNNTPLHCLAHSLNPRYYSDQWLSEDTSRVPPHRDNEVAKERQKCLKKYFPDIAQRMIVIREFANFSSMADDFADSDSIEQRYELDPKSWWVTYGPSAPILQSLALKLLVQPSSSSCAERNWSTYSFIHSLRRNKLAPQRAEDLVYIHSNLRLLSRRTLEYSKGETKLWDIGGDNFGTLQDVGDLEIAELSLDEPELESVVFT
- the LOC130985767 gene encoding vacuolar protein sorting-associated protein 28 homolog 2, producing the protein MEVKLWNDKREREMYDNFAELFAIIKATEKLEKAYVRDVISPAEYEIECQKLIAHFKTLSSTLKDIVPSIERFHDTYKMDCPAAINRLVTSGVPATVEHRAAAATSNTTSAAIVAECVQNFITAMDSLKLNMVAVDQVHPLLSDLSASLNKLAILPPDFEGKTKMRDWIARLSKMGAADELTEQQARQLHFDLESSYNSFMAALPTAGT